The following nucleotide sequence is from Cucumis melo cultivar AY chromosome 1, USDA_Cmelo_AY_1.0, whole genome shotgun sequence.
TATCATGGCTGTCCATGTAAACTTGTCTCTCTGGCTCATCTCTCTGAATATTCTTTCTGCTTTGTCAACATCTCCACACTTAAAGTACATGTCTATCAAAGCATTTCTAACAAATAGGTCATTGTTGATCTTGTTCCGGTTGATGTAAGTCCTTATCCATTCTCCTAACTCTAGGGCCCCTAAATGTGCACAAGCAGTTAGAACACTGACCATAGTGAACTCATCAGGCTTTACATTGGTTGCTTGCATATTGCGGAACAGCTCCAATGCTTCTTTGAATCGGTTAGAACGGATATATCCATCGATCATGGCAGTCCATGAAACATAGTCTTTCTCTGGCATCTTGTCAAAGTAGTTACGAGCAACATCAATTTCTCCCAAGTTGGTAAACCCAGATACAATTGTCGTCCAAGAAATGATATCTCTGTTATTCATACTCCTGAATATCCCAAGGGCAGAATCCATTTCCCCACAATCAGCATACATATCAATCAGAGCATTTTCAAGAACCAAATTGCTCTCGACCTTGCAGTTCTTCACATAACTATGAACTTTCTTACCAGTTCTTAAATCCTTCAATTTGGAGCAAGCTGACAGCACCAAAACAAGGGTCACCGTGGTGGCCAGCACTTGTTTATTCTCCATAACAAGAAAAAGTCTTCTTGATTCCTCAAACTTACCAACTTTATTGTAAGCAGAAATTATCATGTTCCAAGTAATCACATCAGCTTTAGAACAAACATCGAGAACCCCACGAGCCGTATCAAGTTGGCCACACAAAAGATACATTTGTACCAAAGCAGTGTGAACAAAGACATTATTCTGAAGCCCATGCTTTAAAACATGGCCATGAAGCTGTCTTCCATATTCCAATGCAATGTCTCTTGTAAATCCTTTGAACAGGAACGGAAAGGTGTAACGATCAGGCTTAACACCTCTCCTCAACATTTCCAGATACAAAGAAACTCCAAGCTGAGGAAAATCCAACCGGGAGTAGCCCCTAATCATGGTGTTCCAGATGAACAAATTGGGTTCAGGAATTTCATCAAACAGGTGACGTGCATATTGAAAGTCACCATAGTCATCAGTACAACAAAAGGACATCACTCTGTTTTGCAGAACTGGGTTAGCATTGAGACCTGTTTTAATTGCTTGACAATGGACTTGCTGAAGCTGGTCCATGGATTTGCAGGTCTCCAGAAGATAGATTAGAGGGCGGGTGGGTGGAGAGAACGACTTTGAAGCTGAGGAAGTAGCGGCAATGGTGGGCATTTGCTTGGATTCTTTTACATGAAAACGATGCAATAGAGTCCTGAAACGCACCGGGACTGGCATGAATGTGTCGAAGGATTCATTAACTTCCAAAATCATTTTTCTTCCACATTACATCAAACACCTTAAGCCCAAAAAAACCCAAACCAACTATGGAAGAAGAACTCGCCCAACTCACCCTCCGCCCATTCCATCTCTCCAATGTCGATGCTTTCATGCTTTTGCTTTGGGCCGGGGATGATCGAGTCATGAAGTTTATTACATGCAATGTTTTTACGTCAAAAGGAACAGGCAATGGCGTCGGTCAGCCAATTTGTGTCGATGGGCGCCGGGTTTCGGTTCGTCTCGGTTTATACGTGATCGGTGAATTGCAACCGAGGCGTGGAGAATGGCTTGCTCATAAAGCGTGAGATCGAACCAACATTATTGATATGGTCCAATGAGCTTGGCTTGAATCGGTCAAAATAGTTTGATTGAGCTTAATTGATTAATTACTTTGCagatattgaataaaattatgTCAAATTGTGATTTATAATGAGTTTAGGGCATTTTTAAAGTGCTTTTACTATTAATAATTGTTTCAAAACAatcaatttaaatataatttgattgATTAAGATATGTATTCTTTCTcgataaataataaaataaattaacttatttgatatatttaaaatggttgattttaaatatatttgaacCAACAAATTTGTAACTAAGATACTTAAGAAAATGaattaaaagtatttttaaaatgttaaagtAAAAAGCATATCAAATTCTCTTAAATAGAACTCGTCTAATTTTCAAACGTttgagttttttatttttgttatttgttttctAAAACTAAGCTAAGTCTtagaaaactaaaattaaaataattctttACGAACATTGATTTTGTATTTAGAATTTGGCTAGGGATCAAATGTTTCttacaaaaatgtaaaaattataataaaaattgggaggaaacaaacataaatttgaaaaacataCAAGTGATcttaattttagttttatgtttcgaaattttctatttgttcttttttaaattaaattatataaactTTGGGTGACACTCGATTCtttagttaaattttaaaaacaacaaTATTTTTGAGTTATCAAATCGTAACTTCGTTTATAAACATATCGGTGAATAATAGATAATAAAACAAACCAATCTAAACGAAAGTAATattcataattttaattttcccAAAACCAAATAGATATGAATTGAATacttaaaagaataaaatacaTAAAGATTTAAGAGTAAAAAAACATAATAAGAGTAAAATATAACGAATAGGATTCAACCCTAAATAATTCGCTATCAATCAACTGTTGGAAGGGAATTAGAATATCCAAAAATAAAGATAGGatgagaaaatgaagaatagTTATAGTTGTAGCTGGGGAATAGTATTAGAGACTAATTTAGCATTGGACACAAATTATAAAGGAATGATAGAAGTTATATTAATTTTAGGCACCTACGATTTCCTTGAAATGGACGCCctataatatatttttcatcCAAATATCCTCTAGTTTCCTAGGCATACCACAAGAAGAAATATTCATCAAGGAATTCTTTCATGTACGAGTAGTGATGAACCATTAATGTAGATACATACAAAATAACTACATTTATGCACATTAGAGTTACCAAGAATCTCGAGATGGCAACGCAAATTCTCCTGTAAAGTTTCAGAAAAACGACCGCAAAGCCTCAATGACCTTCTCGGGCCTGTTTATGATAACCAAAGACTTCAAATAATTTAAAGAACCCAACAGGAGTATAGTTTAAACATCTAACCTCCCTCAATCAAGAGGACTTGAATGACCTATCTCATatattgttgaactaaaaaaaataaagcagTATAGATAAAATTTTACCAGTCCTCTTGGGGCATATGGCCAGCTCCTTCAATTAACTTGAGTTGGATTGTTGTCGAGTTCTGTTTTTGAAACTCTTCGGCAATGGACTGAGGAAGATACTTGTCTGAAAGGCCCCAAAGAACAAGACTTGGTTTGTCCCATCTGTGAGCCACaataattttttgttatttattaatGATGAGCTTTTTTCATGTGAGCTTAATTTCTTATCCTTATATTAAAACAGAAAATCTGACCTTTCAGAAGCAAAGCCAGCAGTTATCCGACTTAAGATATCATTGAAATTAGCTTTTCTTGTTGCTTCAAGTAAAGCTGAAAAGAAGGGGAAATTAGAAAAGTATAGAGTTGTCCGTTTTCAGGATTTCGAATTGAATAATAGAATCATTTCTCACGACCAGGGAATTAATCTCCTGCATGAGAGACTAATTTTAACTAGATGTATTGGATAAAAGAGCATATTACCATGGATAAGTTAATTCGcaaactttatttgataaaggGTAATTTAGATTTATCGTATAAAATCCAGTTTAACTGATAAAATTTGCTAGCTCAACTGCCATCAAACATGTACTATTAAATGCAAGGTTGGTTTGATCCCCACATCCCATGCATTGTTTAAACAAAATTCTTTCTAATTGATAAATTTTGCTACTTACCAAAACCAGGTCCTCCACTAGACAAGTATGGAAGTCTATAAACATCGGCCTTTTCCAGCTTTAATACGTATCTAAAAGCAAAGAAAATAATCTGTCAACGTCTGCGTAATGTCGTTAATATTCCAAAATCAAGACATAAACTATTAGATGAATTGCGTACATACAGAAAAGTAGAGATGCGGAACATTCTAAATGAACACATCAATGGTTCGtctcaaaaagaaaactatgtcAACATGTCCAGATAAGATATCTACCTCGTAGTCCAAGAatttaaaagagaagaaactaaAATGTGACCTAAATATCTTCCAAAAAATACAGAACCAAGATGGTGAGGATTTACTCCTTGCACAATGATCATGGCTCACCCCACTAGTTGTTGGCAGTTTTGGCTCACCCCACCAATGTTGGGACTCTTTGTCCAAGAGACAACTTAAGTGGTTattaagtttaaaatttaattaaaacctTTGGGATGGTATCTTCAACATCCTAAGCCCTTGGTAAATAACAAATATCTTATAGTATCCCTAGTTCCAATACAACAAATTGTAAAACGTAAATCAGTTACTTATGTGTTCAGAAGAGACTCTTGCACCAAACTTACTGAGTCACAAAAGATAATACATGTACTAGTTGTGTCTAAATCTATTGCGCTCTTGGATGAATTCCTTGCCATAGTCATAACTCTTAGTTTCAGTCTAATCTGTATATTGATCTTTTCTGTGGATTAATGTAGAGTCTAATACTTTAGTAGTTTAGAATTACATCACAAGAAGACAGTGAGGATTAATAGAAGAACAATCCAGTGTCAAGATGCTCTTAGATACATACGCGCTACCTGCTTCAATAAAACGTTCGGCCATAACTGCATTCTGGCATGTAAATTCACCAAACAGAGGGATCCTACTCACAGAGCAAACAAACAGAAACATATCATTAACAAAAACTTGaaaaagattaaagaaaaaaaagaaaaaaaaaagtatttccAAGATCAAAAGCGAACTGTTCGATTGATTCTTAATACACATTAAGAAAATTACTCAATTTATAAGAAACTGACGGTTGCTTTGCTAGCAAATAAGAACTAAAAGGGAAGCACAAAATTAATATGTCTCAATTAGTTATTGCATTGTATGCCTAAATGAAGATTATGAAACTCGTGgtcaaaatttaagaaaatgagTTAAACATGAACATTTGCATATTATATTTTCAATGCATTAGTTAGAATCATCGTATTGAACCTTAGCTGTTGAAACAACCCAGGAACAGGAGAAGAAACCGTTAATGGACTGTTTAGAATGGATATCTTTGATATCCTGCTCTGATTTTTCAAAGCCCATGTTAATCCATATGATCCCACCAGAAAACCCTTCAAGAAAGATTGTGTTAAGATTACTAATGCAGTAGGACACGAATAATGTACATTGTTGAGCAGTCAATCTTCATGACACAAGCATGTCAGCCTGGCCATATGTCTAATTTTATATGAAAAACTCTTTTCTAGAAATTTCAATCAAACCTGAATCACTAGATTAAAGGGTGTGTTGATACCGAGCACATCAAGTAGTTTGTCGAGTGCCTCGTGGTACTCTTTCTCTGTGTCGATGCAAATTTCACATATACTACAAAATAATATATTCAAGCAACTAGTTACTATAAAACAAGTGATTAAAAATTCCAAAAACCTGTATAATTAAAGCCATATCCTGGTTGCGGTTTGTCACTGAAACCGAATCCTATCCAATCAGGAGCAAAGCAGTGGAATCCAAAAGCAGCCAACTAGCCAATACAACAGACAAAAGTGAATTTAAAAAGGTTAAGTTTCAGATAAAAGAAATGCTaagatataaattttaaattatcgTGAAATTAAGATTGAAATTTAAGGGACATGGATGGTCTAACATCCAAACTCAGCATTGCCAAAATTTCAGTTGCAAGAAAAATGGGGTTGAAGAACACTACAAGTCTTTCTATCACGACCCTTCAATTGACAAATGTATGAGTTCCATGGTTTTGAGATTTTGGAAACTTGATAACAAGAAAGTTTAATGCAGTTTTAAACATTATTTTAGCAAGACCTCAGACATAACAACTCGATAGCTATAAGATTGTGTTGGAGCGCCATGAAGGAAGACTATAGTTCCCCGTCGGCTTTTGGCAGACCCTACAATATAAAAAAATTCTCAATGCTTAATATTAAACCGAATAACTTGGAAGTAACTGAAATGACGTACCAGTCTCTCTAACAAACCATCTTAATTTCCCAGATTTTACGTAAGAGCCATATTCCTTTCCCTTGTCCTCTATTCTCTATTGAAAGATAAATATGTTAGATGCATTAAATGCACAATGTAATACAATTCCAGCTCTAATAAAAATCCATGAAAACTACACAACACTGCAGAAAGATGGGTAAATAAACAAATTCTAGAAGTTATGACCTATGGAGTTTCTCGACAAAGAATTGTATACAGTTTTTAAACATTATAATAGGACTGGATAATAGATTCATTTTTATCGCCCAGCTAGTTTCATTAAACTCCCTAGAGCAATCAATTGGCTAAAATTATAAGGTTAAATTACAAGAAACTCGTAGGCTTGTGTCTATCTAGTCCataaactttcaaaatatttaataggTCCTCGAACTATGGGTCTGGTAAGTTCTTAAGCTTAAAGTGTTCCATAAGTccctaaactttcaattttatgtcTTAGGTCCCTAATgtatccaaaattttaaaaattaactgATTGGCTAGACACAAATACATATTCTATGTATGATGGAATCCTATGCTTGTAATTTTGTATCTAAT
It contains:
- the LOC103499814 gene encoding putative pentatricopeptide repeat-containing protein At3g15930 isoform X1 — encoded protein: MILEVNESFDTFMPVPVRFRTLLHRFHVKESKQMPTIAATSSASKSFSPPTRPLIYLLETCKSMDQLQQVHCQAIKTGLNANPVLQNRVMSFCCTDDYGDFQYARHLFDEIPEPNLFIWNTMIRGYSRLDFPQLGVSLYLEMLRRGVKPDRYTFPFLFKGFTRDIALEYGRQLHGHVLKHGLQNNVFVHTALVQMYLLCGQLDTARGVLDVCSKADVITWNMIISAYNKVGKFEESRRLFLVMENKQVLATTVTLVLVLSACSKLKDLRTGKKVHSYVKNCKVESNLVLENALIDMYADCGEMDSALGIFRSMNNRDIISWTTIVSGFTNLGEIDVARNYFDKMPEKDYVSWTAMIDGYIRSNRFKEALELFRNMQATNVKPDEFTMVSVLTACAHLGALELGEWIRTYINRNKINNDLFVRNALIDMYFKCGDVDKAERIFREMSQRDKFTWTAMIVGLAVNGHGEKALDMFSNMLKASILPDEITYIGVLSACTHTGLVDKGRKYFLRMTSQHGIEPNIAHYGCLVDLLARAGRLKEAYDVIKNMPIKANSIVWGALLAGCRVYREADMAEMVVKHILELEPDNGAVYVLLCNIYAACKRWNELRELRQMMMDKGIKKTPGCSLIEMNGRVHEFVAGDRSHPQTKNIDAKLDKMTQDLKLAGYSPDISEVFLDVAEEDKENSVFRHSEKLAIAFGLINSPPGVTIRITKNLRMCMDCHNMAKLVSKVYNREVIVRDRTRFHHFKHGLCSCKDYW
- the LOC103499814 gene encoding putative pentatricopeptide repeat-containing protein At3g15930 isoform X2 yields the protein MILEVNESFDTFMPVPVRFRTLLHRFHVKESKQMPTIAATSSASKSFSPPTRPLIYLLETCKSMDQLQQVHCQAIKTGLNANPVLQNRVMSFCCTDDYGDFQYARHLFDEIPEPNLFIWNTMIRGYSRLDFPQLGVSLYLEMLRRGVKPDRYTFPFLFKGFTRDIALEYGRQLHGHVLKHGLQNNVFVHTALVQMYLLCGQLDTARGVLDVCSKADVITWNMIISAYNKVGKFEESRRLFLVMENKQVLATTVTLVLVLSACSKLKDLRTGKKVHSYVKNCKVESNLVLENALIDMYADCGEMDSALGIFRSMNNRDIISWTTIVSGFTNLGEIDVARNYFDKMPEKDYVSWTAMIDGYIRSNRFKEALELFRNMQATNVKPDEFTMVSVLTACAHLGALELGEWIRTYINRNKINNDLFVRNALIDMYFKCGDVDKAERIFREMSQRDKFTWTAMIVGLAVNGHDKGRKYFLRMTSQHGIEPNIAHYGCLVDLLARAGRLKEAYDVIKNMPIKANSIVWGALLAGCRVYREADMAEMVVKHILELEPDNGAVYVLLCNIYAACKRWNELRELRQMMMDKGIKKTPGCSLIEMNGRVHEFVAGDRSHPQTKNIDAKLDKMTQDLKLAGYSPDISEVFLDVAEEDKENSVFRHSEKLAIAFGLINSPPGVTIRITKNLRMCMDCHNMAKLVSKVYNREVIVRDRTRFHHFKHGLCSCKDYW
- the LOC103499813 gene encoding uncharacterized protein LOC103499813, giving the protein MEAMARAVLSQPLSLPSPYPLSSLSASTRSYCYFTAVTTRIRPASAAGRIIASAKGKDEMNDGDADSTGFNPFGFVTDNPSSRSAIQLPESPAEDGNVGQMLYRIEDKGKEYGSYVKSGKLRWFVRETGSAKSRRGTIVFLHGAPTQSYSYRVVMSELAAFGFHCFAPDWIGFGFSDKPQPGYGFNYTEKEYHEALDKLLDVLGINTPFNLVIQGFLVGSYGLTWALKNQSRISKISILNSPLTVSSPVPGLFQQLRIPLFGEFTCQNAVMAERFIEAGSAYVLKLEKADVYRLPYLSSGGPGFALLEATRKANFNDILSRITAGFASERWDKPSLVLWGLSDKYLPQSIAEEFQKQNSTTIQLKLIEGAGHMPQEDWPEKVIEALRSFF